The genomic segment GCGTCTGGCAGGACCACGATCGAGGACGGCGTCGTCGCGAAGATCGCGGGCATCGCCGCCCGCGAGGTGGAGGGTGTGCACGCGCTGGGCGGCGGAGCCGCCAGGATGATGGGCGCGATCCGCGATGCCCTGAACACCACCGATCTCGCGCAGGGGATCAGTGTCGAGGTCGGCGAGACGCAGGTGGCGGTCGACGTCACCGTCGTCGCCGAGTACCCCGTCTCGTTGCAGAAGGTCGCCGCCGACGTGCGCTCCGCGGTGCACCGCGCCATGAGCGACCTCGTCGGCATGGAGGTCGTGGAGGTGAACGTGACGATCAACGACGTCCACATCCCCACCGAGGACGACGCGGAGCAGCAGGACGCCAGGGTCCAGTGAGCACCGCAGTGTCAGGGACGAGAGGCGTGCTCGCCGTCGCGGTCACCGCGTCGGTGCTCCTCGCCGTCGGCATCGCCGGCTGGGTGACCGCAGGCTCCGGTGCGAGCGCGTCACAGGGCCTCTTCATCGACGAGCCGGGCGCTCGTGGCATCCGCATGCTCGTCTTCGTCGGAGCGACCCTGGTCATGGTCGTCGCCGGTTGGTTGGTCGTGCGCGCGGCCGCCGACCGGCGCCGGGCGCTTCGCCATGTCACTCTCGTCGTGGACGACCAGGTGCTCGCCGACGCGACCACGGATGCCGTCGCCGCCCGGTGCGGACTGGAGCGCGACCTCGTCTCCGTCACCGCGGGCAGGCGCGCATTGACCGTCCGGGTCGGGCCGGTCGGCGAGGGCGTCGTCGATCGGGATCGGGTGGCCGGCGCTGCCGCGCTCGTCCTCGATGCTGCGGGCGTCCACCGCGAGATCCAGGTCGAGGTCGTCCGAAGCGGGGTGAGCGCGTGACCACGGTTCCGCACCGCATGTGTGGGCGTTCGTCATGACACCGGACGCGACGGCCGACGGGGCGCCCGAGAACCCGCGATTGGATGCTGCCGGCGACCGGCTCGTGGCCGGACGGGCGGCCGACGGCGACATCGCCGCGTTCGAGGTGCTCGTGCGCCGATACACGCCCATGATGCGGGCGTACGCGCGCCGGGTGCTCGTCAGCGGCGCGGATGTCGACGACGTGGTCCAGGAGGCCTTCGTCACGGCGTGGCAGCGACTGTCCGACCTCGAGGACCTGTCCGCGGTCAAGAGCTGGTTGATGAGGATCGTCGGACGCAAGGCGATGGATCGGGTGCGCGCGCGTCGCCCGCAGGTGCCCATCGACGACATCGACCACCCCGTCTCGACGGACGCCTCGCCCGCGCGCACCGTCGAGGCGCGCGCCGGTGTCGAGGCGCTCAGCGCCGCACTGGGGGAGCTCCCCGACGCCCAGCGACAGAGCTGGGTGCTCAGGGAGATGGGTGGTCTCAGCTATGAGGAGGTGGCCGCGGAGCTGGGGGTCCCGGTCACCACAGTGCGCGGGTTGCTCGCCCGGGCCAGAAAGCACATCATTGTGCGGATGGAGGAATGGCGATGACCGACGGCGGAACGCCACTCGGGCTCGACCCCGAGGACCTGGACGGGCACACGATCGAGGAGCTCACGGACTACCTCGACGCCGGCCGCGTCCCCGCCGACCCCTCGATCGACGGCTCGCCGGGCTGCGCTCTCGCCCTCGACGCGCTCGAGCGGCTCCGGTCCCTCACCCCGGATCTCATCGCCCGTGACACGGAGGAGGAGCCCGAACCGGACGCGAGCTGGGTGCAGTCGATCCTGGACGGCATCGCGATGGACGCGCGTGCGGGGCGCCGCATCCCGCTCACGCCACCGGACGAGCATGCGGATCTCGCCCTCACGGAGGGCGCGCTGCGGGGCATCGTCCGCGCGGCGGAGAACGCGTTCCCCGGCATCCTCATCGGCCGCTGCCGCATCGACGGCGACCTGACGGTGCACGATGCGGAGGTGGCACTCGCGGTGGAGGTGAGCGTGCCGTTCGGCACGCGCATCCGGCAGTTCGCCGACGAGCTCCGCGCAGAGATCGCGGCGCGCATCGACGCGCACACGGCGTTGCGGGTCACCGCGATCGACATCACGGTGCAGGACATCTCGAGCGGGAAGGTCGAATGATGACGGATCTCATCCCACAGATCGAGGACGTCGTCCTCGCCACCCCCGGCGTGCTCGGTCTCTACCGCACCGGGTCCGTGGTGCGCAACGCGGTCGGCGCCGCCGTCGAGGCCCTCGCCGGCGCGGTGGACAGGACGGGTGCGGCCGAGACCCCTCGCCGCATCGTCGTCGGCCGCGACGGCGACGACCTCACCGTCGACATCGCGATCGGGATCGCAGCGGATGCCGGAGCCGTGGCGACGACGCAGACGGTGCGCGATGCCGTCACCGGGCTGTTGGCGGCGCGGGGCGAGCACACCGCGCGGCTGCGGATCACCGTCGTGCGCATCGCGGACGGTGCACCGGCGACGGCGGAGGCTCCCAGGTCGCTCGCGTAAAATCGGCCTAATGACCGACGCGCCCGCCGACCGCCCCGCAGACCTCGGCGACGGCATCGACCCCGACGATCTCGCCACCACCCTCCGCGTGCTCGCATCGCTGGATTCGATGAGCGAGCAGCATCCGGACTACATCGCGGTGCGTCGCGCGACGGCGACGATGTTCAAGGCGGTCAAGCGCGCTCGCCGCAAGGAGATCCGCGATGCGATCGCGGAGGCCGACAAGGCCGTGGTCGCCAAGACCGCAACGGGAGCACCGGACCGCATCGACGACGAGACCCGCGGTATCGACCTCGCCACCAGCGTCGATGCGCCGAGCGCCGGCGAGCTGCTCAAACCCCGCAACTGCTACATCTGCAAGCAGCCCTACACGCTCGTCGACGCGTTCTACCACCAGCTGTGCCCCGACTGTGCCCGCTTCAGCCACGGCAAGCGCAACGCGCGGACGGATCTCACCGGACGCCGGGCGCTCCTCACCGGCGGACGCGCGAAGATCGGCATGCACATCGCCCTCCGACTGCTGCGCGACGGTGCGCATCTGACGATCACGACGCGGTTCCCGCGGGATGCCGTCCGCCGGTTCTCGTCGCTCCCCGACGCGTCGGACTGGCTGCACCGGCTGCGGATCGTCGGAATCGACCTCCGTGACCCCGCCCAGGTCATCTCGCTCGCCGACTCGGTCGCCGCGCAGGGACCCCTGGACATCCTCATCAACAACGCCGCGCAGACCGTCCGGCGCTCGCCGGGTGCGTACTCGCTCCTGGCGGATGCCGAGATGCAGCCGCTTCCGGACGGACCTCTCCCCGAGATGGAGACGTTCGGGCACACGGTCGACCCGCACCCTCAGGCGCTGCAGGCCTCGGTGGATGCGAACCCGCTGCTGTCGGTCGCGGCCCTCGGCGGCACGGTCGCCGAGCAGGGCGGGCAGGCACTCACGGCAGAGGACCTCGCGCGGCTCGCGATGGCCCCTGGGTCGTCGTCCCTCGCGAAGCATGCCGACGGCTCCGCCATCGACGCGGGCGGGCTCGTGCCGGACATCGACCACGTCAACAGCTGGGTGCAGTCGATCGAGCAGGTCGACCCGCTCGAGATGCTCGAGGTGCAGCTGGCGAACACGACGGCGCCGTTCCTGCTGATCAGCCGTCTCCGCGCCTCGATGGCGGCGTCATCGGCGCACCGCAAGTACGTCGTGAACGTCTCGGCGATGGAGGGGCAGTTCTCCCGCCGGTACAAGGGCCCGGGGCATCCGCACACCAACATGGCGAAGGCGGCGCTGAACATGCTCACCCGCACGAGTGCCGGCGAGATGCTCGCTACGGACGGCATCCTCATGACGGCCGTGGACACCGGGTGGATCACCGACGAGCGTCCGCACCACACCAAGGTGCGCCTCGCCGAGGAGGGGTTCCATGCCCCGCTCGATCTCGTCGACGGCGCGGCCCGCGTGTACGACCCGATCGTGCAGGGCGAGGCAGGGGTCGATGTGCACGGCGTGTTCCTCAAGGACTACAAGCCCAGCCCCTGGTGAGCCGAAGAATCCTCAGTGCGCCGGCACCTGCAGGTTCGCCGATGCCCACTCGCCGAGCCGGCTGAGGATGGGCACCAGCCCCTCGCCGCTCTCGGTGAGCGAGTACGTCACGGTGATCGGTGGTCCTGCGTCGACCGTCCGCGCGACGAGCCCTGCCTGACCGAGTTCGGCGAGGCGGTCAGAGAGCACGGTGTCGCTGATGCCGGTGACGGCTCTGCGCAGGGCGACGAAGGGGGCAGGACCGCTGCCGAGCGTGGCGACGATCATGCCGTTCCAGCGCTTCCCGAGCACGCTGAACGCCAGTGTGACGGCGGCGTCACACATGTGAACCTCTGTGTCGGTGCCCGCCATGCCCCCATCATACCTGTGCTACGTTAACGCGAGTCACTAATAAAAACAGAGTGACTCCGAAAACGAAAGGTCAGCCATGTCCCTGTTCCGCCTGGATGCCAGCATCCTGCCCGCCACGTCCGCCAGCCGCTCGCTCGCGGACCTGGTCGAAGCCGAGTGGACGAGCTCCCACCCCGACTCCGTCGTGACCCGCCGTGATCTCGCCGCCGACCCGGTGCCCGCGACGGCGTGGGCCGACGCTGTGACCGGCAGCTTCGTCGCCGCGGAGGAGCGCACCGAGCGCCAGAACGAGGCGCGAGCTCTCGCGACCACCTTCGCCGACGAGCTCATCGGCGCGGACGCGCTGCTGTTCGCGGTGCCGCTGTACAACTACGGTCCCTCCCAGCACTTCAAGACCTGGTTCGACCTCGCCTACACCGACCCGCGCATCGACCCGACGGGTACCGCGCTGAACGGCAAGCCCGCCACACTCGTCACGGTGCTCGGCGGCAACTACTCGGAAGGGTCCCCCAAAGCGGGGTGGGACCACTCGACCGGCTGGCTCCGCCGCGTGCTCGAGGACGTCTGGGGCCTCGACCTCCGTGTCGTGCAGCGTCCGTTCACGCTCGTCGGCGTGAACCCGGCGATGGATGCCTTCACCGAGGTCGCCCAGGAGCTGAAGGACAAGGCGGAGGCGTCGGCGCGCACCTATGGGCAGGAGCTCGCCGCGTCCCGCAACGGCAACGCCGCCTGAGCGGGAGGGGAGCCGGCGCGTCGGGCGCCGGTTCCCCGGCAGGTAGCCTGTCCGGTGTCCGCAGACGAACGGAGTCGATGTGTCCACTGCGCTGGTGACCGGAGGATCGCGCGGCATCGGCCGTGCCGTCGCACAGGCGCTCGCTGCGCGCGGTGATCGCGTCGCCGTCCACTACGCATCCGACCGGGACGCGGCGGAGGAGACCCTGCGCTCGCTCGCCGGCGACGGCCACGTCGTCATCGGCGGCGATCTGCGAGACTCGGACGCCCCATCCCGCATCATCGAGCGGGCGGATGCCGCGATGGGAGGCCTCGACATCCTCGTCAACAACGCCGGGATCGCGCCCCTCGAGAGCAATCGGCACCGTCCGGACGAGACGGACCTCGACGCCTGGCAGTCCGCGTGGCGGCAGATGGTCGACGTCAATCTCATCGCCGCCGCCGAACTGACCTACCTCTTCGCGCGGCGCCTGATCGATCGGAAGGCGCCCGGCTTCGTCGTCAACGTCGGCTCACGCGGCGCGTTCAAGGGGGAGCCGGACTACCCGGCATACGGCGCGGCGAAGGCCGGACTGCACGCCTTCGGCCAGTCGATGGCCGTGGCGCTCGCCCCGCACGGGATCGTCGTGACGTCGATCGCCCCCGGGTTCATCAGCTCCGACCGCCAGGCGCCCAAGCTCGAAGGCGCCGCGGGGGACGCACTGCGGGCCCAGAGCCCGTTCGGCCGGGTCGGCACGCCGGAAGAGGTCGCCGAGGCCGTCCTCTTCCTCAGCTCGCCCGCCGCGACGTGGTCATCCGGCGCCGTCATCGACTTCAACGGCGCGTCGCACCTTCGTCCCTGAGTCCCGCGGCCGCGAGCCGCGCCTGGTCGGAGGGGCGACGGGTGCACGAGCTTCGGACACCTGCACGCCGAATCCGGCGAGACCGGCGTGCAGGCGTCGCCGAGTCGTGCAGGTGTCGCCCGACAGGACGCCCCGCGGTCGCGAGCCGCGCGCCGAGAAGCCCTCGACAACCGCACGACACGGGCGGATCATGGCCTCATGGCGGATTTCACAGTGGATCACGCGTTCAGCGGCTTCAGCGTCGACGACATCGACGCGGCCCGGGAGTTCTACGGCACGACCTTGGGGCTCGATGTCCAACCCAACCCGATGGGGTTCCTCGACCTCCGGCTCCCCGGCGGCGGATCGGTGCTCATCTACAGCAAGCCGAACCATGAGCCGGCGACGTTCACGATCCTGAACTTCGACGTGGCGGACATCGAATCCGCTGTCG from the Microbacterium ginsengiterrae genome contains:
- a CDS encoding winged helix-turn-helix transcriptional regulator, translated to MAGTDTEVHMCDAAVTLAFSVLGKRWNGMIVATLGSGPAPFVALRRAVTGISDTVLSDRLAELGQAGLVARTVDAGPPITVTYSLTESGEGLVPILSRLGEWASANLQVPAH
- a CDS encoding Asp23/Gls24 family envelope stress response protein, which encodes MTDGGTPLGLDPEDLDGHTIEELTDYLDAGRVPADPSIDGSPGCALALDALERLRSLTPDLIARDTEEEPEPDASWVQSILDGIAMDARAGRRIPLTPPDEHADLALTEGALRGIVRAAENAFPGILIGRCRIDGDLTVHDAEVALAVEVSVPFGTRIRQFADELRAEIAARIDAHTALRVTAIDITVQDISSGKVE
- a CDS encoding VOC family protein, which encodes MADFTVDHAFSGFSVDDIDAAREFYGTTLGLDVQPNPMGFLDLRLPGGGSVLIYSKPNHEPATFTILNFDVADIESAVDELIARGVETKIYSDEEFPSDHRGIVRGGGEGPDIAWFRDPAGNVLAVMQTG
- a CDS encoding SDR family oxidoreductase, coding for MSTALVTGGSRGIGRAVAQALAARGDRVAVHYASDRDAAEETLRSLAGDGHVVIGGDLRDSDAPSRIIERADAAMGGLDILVNNAGIAPLESNRHRPDETDLDAWQSAWRQMVDVNLIAAAELTYLFARRLIDRKAPGFVVNVGSRGAFKGEPDYPAYGAAKAGLHAFGQSMAVALAPHGIVVTSIAPGFISSDRQAPKLEGAAGDALRAQSPFGRVGTPEEVAEAVLFLSSPAATWSSGAVIDFNGASHLRP
- a CDS encoding Asp23/Gls24 family envelope stress response protein, with protein sequence MANVTGGSQPQVQAVVAGEDALASGRTTIEDGVVAKIAGIAAREVEGVHALGGGAARMMGAIRDALNTTDLAQGISVEVGETQVAVDVTVVAEYPVSLQKVAADVRSAVHRAMSDLVGMEVVEVNVTINDVHIPTEDDAEQQDARVQ
- a CDS encoding RNA polymerase sigma factor, with the protein product MTPDATADGAPENPRLDAAGDRLVAGRAADGDIAAFEVLVRRYTPMMRAYARRVLVSGADVDDVVQEAFVTAWQRLSDLEDLSAVKSWLMRIVGRKAMDRVRARRPQVPIDDIDHPVSTDASPARTVEARAGVEALSAALGELPDAQRQSWVLREMGGLSYEEVAAELGVPVTTVRGLLARARKHIIVRMEEWR
- a CDS encoding SDR family NAD(P)-dependent oxidoreductase, encoding MTDAPADRPADLGDGIDPDDLATTLRVLASLDSMSEQHPDYIAVRRATATMFKAVKRARRKEIRDAIAEADKAVVAKTATGAPDRIDDETRGIDLATSVDAPSAGELLKPRNCYICKQPYTLVDAFYHQLCPDCARFSHGKRNARTDLTGRRALLTGGRAKIGMHIALRLLRDGAHLTITTRFPRDAVRRFSSLPDASDWLHRLRIVGIDLRDPAQVISLADSVAAQGPLDILINNAAQTVRRSPGAYSLLADAEMQPLPDGPLPEMETFGHTVDPHPQALQASVDANPLLSVAALGGTVAEQGGQALTAEDLARLAMAPGSSSLAKHADGSAIDAGGLVPDIDHVNSWVQSIEQVDPLEMLEVQLANTTAPFLLISRLRASMAASSAHRKYVVNVSAMEGQFSRRYKGPGHPHTNMAKAALNMLTRTSAGEMLATDGILMTAVDTGWITDERPHHTKVRLAEEGFHAPLDLVDGAARVYDPIVQGEAGVDVHGVFLKDYKPSPW
- a CDS encoding FMN-dependent NADH-azoreductase yields the protein MSLFRLDASILPATSASRSLADLVEAEWTSSHPDSVVTRRDLAADPVPATAWADAVTGSFVAAEERTERQNEARALATTFADELIGADALLFAVPLYNYGPSQHFKTWFDLAYTDPRIDPTGTALNGKPATLVTVLGGNYSEGSPKAGWDHSTGWLRRVLEDVWGLDLRVVQRPFTLVGVNPAMDAFTEVAQELKDKAEASARTYGQELAASRNGNAA